In the Arachis ipaensis cultivar K30076 chromosome B10, Araip1.1, whole genome shotgun sequence genome, one interval contains:
- the LOC107621933 gene encoding probable tyrosine-protein phosphatase At1g05000, which translates to MGLIVEVDTVDEDAVVLVPPPNFSMVEDCIFRSSFPTPSNFPFLQTLNLRSIIYLCPEPYPEENLEFLRSQNIRLFQFGIEGKTEASLPILRDSIMEALKVLIDVRNHPVLIHCKRGKHRTGCLVGCLRKLQNWCLSSVFEEYQRFAGAKSRNGDLTFIDRFDIVSLKQCLYSIIYQYQGYGSKKRRLLYTDENLQKPQLASF; encoded by the coding sequence ATGGGATTGATAGTTGAGGTTGATACCGTAGACGAGGACGCCGTCGTTTTGGTCCCGCCGCCGAATTTCTCAATGGTGGAGGACTGCATTTTCCGATCCAGTTTTCCCACTCCTTCCAATTTCCCTTTTCTCCAAACCCTAAACCTTCGATCCATCATATACTTGTGTCCAGAGCCCTATCCAGAAGAAAATCTGGAGTTTCTTCGATCGCAGAACATTCGGCTCTTTCAATTTGGAATTGAGGGGAAGACGGaggcttctttacctattctgaGGGATTCAATTATGGAGGCTCTGAAAGTTTTAATTGATGTGAGAAATCACCCAGTTTTGATTCATTGCAAACGAGGAAAGCATAGAACAGGTTGCCTTGTTGGCTGCTTGAGAAAATTGCAGAATTGGTGCCTATCTTCTGTGTTTGAGGAGTACCAACGATTTGCTGGTGCTAAATCGAGGAACGGGGATTTAACCTTTATAGATAGGTTTGACATTGTAAGCCTGAAGCAGTGCCTTTATAGTATCATCTACCAGTATCAAGGATATGGTTCGAAGAAGAGACGATTGCTGTATACAGACGAGAACTTGCAGAAGCCTCAATTGGCATCGTTCTAG